In the Topomyia yanbarensis strain Yona2022 chromosome 3, ASM3024719v1, whole genome shotgun sequence genome, one interval contains:
- the LOC131693518 gene encoding insulin-like growth factor 2 mRNA-binding protein 1 isoform X3 — MIRASRSNQRNIAKIVISGIPQHAKFDDIEPLLKPYGKVEHCDAVTSKDPNTQTVHITFESHEQAQRAVSGLNGIDFEGSKLLVELFESKANRRSQRTRSQYGGMSGGGPGRQTDFPLRLLVSSEMVGAIIGRQGSTIRQITQNSRARVDVHRKDNVGSLEKAITIYGNPENCTSACKRILEVMQQEANSTNKGEICLKILAHNNLIGRIIGKSGNTIKRIMQDTDTKITVSSINDINSFNLERIITVKGTIDNMSKAESQVSAKLRQSYENDLQALAPQSIMFPGLHPMAMMSTAGNGMGFAGRSGMYPGSNYPMYQPSTAPGAPPGSSEVQETTYLYIPNNAVGAIIGTKGSHIRNIIRFSGASVKIAPLEADKPLEQQTERKVTIVGTPEAQWKAQYLIFEKMREEGFVSGTDDVRLTVEILVPSAQVGRIIGKGGQNVRELQRVTGSIIKLPEHTANTPVDEETTVHIIGPFFSVQSAQRRIRTMMLATNPPPPTNRQKAQKAKEQSSSSPPPSGAAQPPSSSTNA, encoded by the exons CAACATTGCCAAAATCGTAATCAGTGGCATACCGCAGCACGCAAAATTCGATGACATCGAGCCACTGTTGAAACCGTACGGCAAGGTTGAACACTGCGACGCAGTCACCAGCAAGGACCCGAACACGCAAACCGTCCATATCACGTTCGAGAGTCACGAACAGGCACAGAG AGCGGTATCCGGCCTGAACGGGATCGATTTCGAGGGTTCCAAACTGTTGGTGGAGCTGTTCGAGAGCAAAGCAAACCGGCGCAGCCAGCGAACCCGTTCACAGTACGGCGGTATGTCCGGTGGTGGTCCAGGACGTCAAACCGACTTTCCGCTGCGACTGTTGGTCTCCAGCGAGATGGTCGGTGCCATCATCGGTCGCCAGGGCAGCACGATACGACAGATCACCCAGAATAGCCGGGCGCGCGTCGATGTCCACCGCAAGGATAACGTGGGCTCGCTGGAGAAGGCGATCACGATCTACGGCAACCCGGAGAACTGTACCAGCGCCTGCAAGAGAATACTGGAGGTGATGCAGCAGGAGGCCAACAGCACAAACAAAGG GGAGATCTGTCTCAAAATTCTCGCTCACAATAACCTGATCGGTCGCATCATTGGCAAAAGCGGGAACACCATCAAGCGAATAATGCAGGACACCGACACAAAGATCACCGTTAGTTCTATAAACGATATCAACAGCTTTAATCTGGAGCGGATCATCACCGTCAAGGGAACGATCGATAACATGTCCAAAGCCGAAAGTCAGGTCAGTGCTAAACTTCGCCAGAGCTACGAGAACGATCTGCAAGCCCTGGCCCCTCAGAGTATAATGTTCCCGGGGTTACACCCGATGGCGATGATGTCGACCGCTGGCAATGGGATGGGATTCGCTGGTCGCTCCGGTATGTACCCGGGCTCGAACTATCCGATGTACCAGCCGTCGACCGCTCCCGGGGCACCGCCTGGATCTAGCGAGGTCCAGGAAACTACTTACCTGTATATTCCAAATAATGCCGTTGGTGCTATAATCGGAACCAAAGGATCGCATATTCGTAATATTATAAGATTTTCCGGTGCTTCCGTCAAGATCGCCCCGCTGGAAGCGGACAAACCTCTCGAGCAGCAAACCGAGCGCAAAGTTACCATTGTTGGAACACCGGAAGCCCAGTGGAAAGCACAGTATCTGATCTTCGAGAAGATGCGGGAAGAAGGCTTCGTCTCGGGCACGGACGATGTGAGATTAACCGTCGAGATTTTGGTGCCCAGTGCGCAG GTCGGTCGCATCATAGGCAAGGGAGGTCAGAACGTGCGGGAGCTGCAACGAGTTACCGGCAGTATAATCAAACTTCCCGAACACACTGCCAACACCCCGGTGGACGAGGAGACCACCGTGCATATTATCGGTCCGTTCTTCAGTGTTCAG TCAGCCCAACGACGCATCCGTACCATGATGCTAGCCACGAATCCTCCGCCACCGACGAATCGGCAGAAGGCGCAAAAGGCAAAGGAACAATCCTCGTCATCGCCACCACCCTCGGGTGCCGCACAGCCTCCATCGTCTAGTACAAACGCATAA
- the LOC131693518 gene encoding insulin-like growth factor 2 mRNA-binding protein 1 isoform X2 produces MNSYSAATDSRDFNGTTYFAAAFKSNIAKIVISGIPQHAKFDDIEPLLKPYGKVEHCDAVTSKDPNTQTVHITFESHEQAQRAVSGLNGIDFEGSKLLVELFESKANRRSQRTRSQYGGMSGGGPGRQTDFPLRLLVSSEMVGAIIGRQGSTIRQITQNSRARVDVHRKDNVGSLEKAITIYGNPENCTSACKRILEVMQQEANSTNKGEICLKILAHNNLIGRIIGKSGNTIKRIMQDTDTKITVSSINDINSFNLERIITVKGTIDNMSKAESQVSAKLRQSYENDLQALAPQSIMFPGLHPMAMMSTAGNGMGFAGRSGMYPGSNYPMYQPSTAPGAPPGSSEVQETTYLYIPNNAVGAIIGTKGSHIRNIIRFSGASVKIAPLEADKPLEQQTERKVTIVGTPEAQWKAQYLIFEKMREEGFVSGTDDVRLTVEILVPSAQVGRIIGKGGQNVRELQRVTGSIIKLPEHTANTPVDEETTVHIIGPFFSVQSAQRRIRTMMLATNPPPPTNRQKAQKAKEQSSSSPPPSGAAQPPSSSTNA; encoded by the exons CAACATTGCCAAAATCGTAATCAGTGGCATACCGCAGCACGCAAAATTCGATGACATCGAGCCACTGTTGAAACCGTACGGCAAGGTTGAACACTGCGACGCAGTCACCAGCAAGGACCCGAACACGCAAACCGTCCATATCACGTTCGAGAGTCACGAACAGGCACAGAG AGCGGTATCCGGCCTGAACGGGATCGATTTCGAGGGTTCCAAACTGTTGGTGGAGCTGTTCGAGAGCAAAGCAAACCGGCGCAGCCAGCGAACCCGTTCACAGTACGGCGGTATGTCCGGTGGTGGTCCAGGACGTCAAACCGACTTTCCGCTGCGACTGTTGGTCTCCAGCGAGATGGTCGGTGCCATCATCGGTCGCCAGGGCAGCACGATACGACAGATCACCCAGAATAGCCGGGCGCGCGTCGATGTCCACCGCAAGGATAACGTGGGCTCGCTGGAGAAGGCGATCACGATCTACGGCAACCCGGAGAACTGTACCAGCGCCTGCAAGAGAATACTGGAGGTGATGCAGCAGGAGGCCAACAGCACAAACAAAGG GGAGATCTGTCTCAAAATTCTCGCTCACAATAACCTGATCGGTCGCATCATTGGCAAAAGCGGGAACACCATCAAGCGAATAATGCAGGACACCGACACAAAGATCACCGTTAGTTCTATAAACGATATCAACAGCTTTAATCTGGAGCGGATCATCACCGTCAAGGGAACGATCGATAACATGTCCAAAGCCGAAAGTCAGGTCAGTGCTAAACTTCGCCAGAGCTACGAGAACGATCTGCAAGCCCTGGCCCCTCAGAGTATAATGTTCCCGGGGTTACACCCGATGGCGATGATGTCGACCGCTGGCAATGGGATGGGATTCGCTGGTCGCTCCGGTATGTACCCGGGCTCGAACTATCCGATGTACCAGCCGTCGACCGCTCCCGGGGCACCGCCTGGATCTAGCGAGGTCCAGGAAACTACTTACCTGTATATTCCAAATAATGCCGTTGGTGCTATAATCGGAACCAAAGGATCGCATATTCGTAATATTATAAGATTTTCCGGTGCTTCCGTCAAGATCGCCCCGCTGGAAGCGGACAAACCTCTCGAGCAGCAAACCGAGCGCAAAGTTACCATTGTTGGAACACCGGAAGCCCAGTGGAAAGCACAGTATCTGATCTTCGAGAAGATGCGGGAAGAAGGCTTCGTCTCGGGCACGGACGATGTGAGATTAACCGTCGAGATTTTGGTGCCCAGTGCGCAG GTCGGTCGCATCATAGGCAAGGGAGGTCAGAACGTGCGGGAGCTGCAACGAGTTACCGGCAGTATAATCAAACTTCCCGAACACACTGCCAACACCCCGGTGGACGAGGAGACCACCGTGCATATTATCGGTCCGTTCTTCAGTGTTCAG TCAGCCCAACGACGCATCCGTACCATGATGCTAGCCACGAATCCTCCGCCACCGACGAATCGGCAGAAGGCGCAAAAGGCAAAGGAACAATCCTCGTCATCGCCACCACCCTCGGGTGCCGCACAGCCTCCATCGTCTAGTACAAACGCATAA
- the LOC131693518 gene encoding insulin-like growth factor 2 mRNA-binding protein 1 isoform X1, whose amino-acid sequence MASNLDQFADLELSKEDREQIFDPPLDAPKTQNGASNIAKIVISGIPQHAKFDDIEPLLKPYGKVEHCDAVTSKDPNTQTVHITFESHEQAQRAVSGLNGIDFEGSKLLVELFESKANRRSQRTRSQYGGMSGGGPGRQTDFPLRLLVSSEMVGAIIGRQGSTIRQITQNSRARVDVHRKDNVGSLEKAITIYGNPENCTSACKRILEVMQQEANSTNKGEICLKILAHNNLIGRIIGKSGNTIKRIMQDTDTKITVSSINDINSFNLERIITVKGTIDNMSKAESQVSAKLRQSYENDLQALAPQSIMFPGLHPMAMMSTAGNGMGFAGRSGMYPGSNYPMYQPSTAPGAPPGSSEVQETTYLYIPNNAVGAIIGTKGSHIRNIIRFSGASVKIAPLEADKPLEQQTERKVTIVGTPEAQWKAQYLIFEKMREEGFVSGTDDVRLTVEILVPSAQVGRIIGKGGQNVRELQRVTGSIIKLPEHTANTPVDEETTVHIIGPFFSVQSAQRRIRTMMLATNPPPPTNRQKAQKAKEQSSSSPPPSGAAQPPSSSTNA is encoded by the exons CAACATTGCCAAAATCGTAATCAGTGGCATACCGCAGCACGCAAAATTCGATGACATCGAGCCACTGTTGAAACCGTACGGCAAGGTTGAACACTGCGACGCAGTCACCAGCAAGGACCCGAACACGCAAACCGTCCATATCACGTTCGAGAGTCACGAACAGGCACAGAG AGCGGTATCCGGCCTGAACGGGATCGATTTCGAGGGTTCCAAACTGTTGGTGGAGCTGTTCGAGAGCAAAGCAAACCGGCGCAGCCAGCGAACCCGTTCACAGTACGGCGGTATGTCCGGTGGTGGTCCAGGACGTCAAACCGACTTTCCGCTGCGACTGTTGGTCTCCAGCGAGATGGTCGGTGCCATCATCGGTCGCCAGGGCAGCACGATACGACAGATCACCCAGAATAGCCGGGCGCGCGTCGATGTCCACCGCAAGGATAACGTGGGCTCGCTGGAGAAGGCGATCACGATCTACGGCAACCCGGAGAACTGTACCAGCGCCTGCAAGAGAATACTGGAGGTGATGCAGCAGGAGGCCAACAGCACAAACAAAGG GGAGATCTGTCTCAAAATTCTCGCTCACAATAACCTGATCGGTCGCATCATTGGCAAAAGCGGGAACACCATCAAGCGAATAATGCAGGACACCGACACAAAGATCACCGTTAGTTCTATAAACGATATCAACAGCTTTAATCTGGAGCGGATCATCACCGTCAAGGGAACGATCGATAACATGTCCAAAGCCGAAAGTCAGGTCAGTGCTAAACTTCGCCAGAGCTACGAGAACGATCTGCAAGCCCTGGCCCCTCAGAGTATAATGTTCCCGGGGTTACACCCGATGGCGATGATGTCGACCGCTGGCAATGGGATGGGATTCGCTGGTCGCTCCGGTATGTACCCGGGCTCGAACTATCCGATGTACCAGCCGTCGACCGCTCCCGGGGCACCGCCTGGATCTAGCGAGGTCCAGGAAACTACTTACCTGTATATTCCAAATAATGCCGTTGGTGCTATAATCGGAACCAAAGGATCGCATATTCGTAATATTATAAGATTTTCCGGTGCTTCCGTCAAGATCGCCCCGCTGGAAGCGGACAAACCTCTCGAGCAGCAAACCGAGCGCAAAGTTACCATTGTTGGAACACCGGAAGCCCAGTGGAAAGCACAGTATCTGATCTTCGAGAAGATGCGGGAAGAAGGCTTCGTCTCGGGCACGGACGATGTGAGATTAACCGTCGAGATTTTGGTGCCCAGTGCGCAG GTCGGTCGCATCATAGGCAAGGGAGGTCAGAACGTGCGGGAGCTGCAACGAGTTACCGGCAGTATAATCAAACTTCCCGAACACACTGCCAACACCCCGGTGGACGAGGAGACCACCGTGCATATTATCGGTCCGTTCTTCAGTGTTCAG TCAGCCCAACGACGCATCCGTACCATGATGCTAGCCACGAATCCTCCGCCACCGACGAATCGGCAGAAGGCGCAAAAGGCAAAGGAACAATCCTCGTCATCGCCACCACCCTCGGGTGCCGCACAGCCTCCATCGTCTAGTACAAACGCATAA